Proteins from a genomic interval of Microbacterium abyssi:
- a CDS encoding UPF0182 family protein, with protein sequence MTTTSAPNPATPRTSRRILTISLVIIAALVAAFFVFASLYTDFLWFDQLGFAGVLTTQWIAASVMFVVGFLGMAVPLFVVIQLAYRLRPVYVRLSSQLDRYQEVIEPLRRLAMWGMPIFFGIFAGFASAGNWETVWLWFSGGSTGVADPQFGMDTGFYLFAMPFYSILLAFVSAVLLLCLIVTALVSYLYGSVRIGQGELRISKAARIQLAVLAGLYLLVQAASLWLDRFKTLVAEEDRITGAAYTGVNATIPGMAILAILAALVAILFFVTAVIGRWRFPLAATALLIVASLVVGIGYPWVVTTFQVRPNQNSFQAEFYQRNIDGTKEAYDIADLEVTPFKAETDAEAGQLRDDAATTASIRILDPSIISPTVQQLEQFRGYYQFQDTLDVDRYEIDGATQDTVVAVRELDVNRLGDSNNWNNRTAVYTHGYGLVVAAGNQRTGEGEPVFLERGIPTAGFLSESEDFQPRVYFGESSPLYSIVGAPEGTEPVEIDYPRGQDGANDTKTTFDGDGGPRVGNTFNKLLYALKFQEAEILFSDLVNSDSQILYDRDPKERVQKAAPYLELDSDPYPTVVDGRMVWVVDGYTTSATYPYSTSVSLSDAITDSNTAAPNFAIDDINYIRNSVKATVDAYDGSVTLYAWDEEDPILKAWQNVYPATVKPVSDMSADLMSHVRYPTDLFKVQREILGVYHVDTAGSFAQQDNRWQTPDDPRDPTSLQPPYYLSMQMPGQDSPRFSMFSTFIPASAQGTTSRNVLMGYLAVDSDAGSTAGEKAEGYGQLRLLEIDADTTVPGPGQVQNTFNSDPAVVQQLNLLQQGESEVIYGNLLTLPVGGGLLYVQPVYVQSSEGTQLPLLQKVLVTFGDSVAFEDTLTEALDSIFGGDSGATGGDEEVEPTDPGDGTTPPDEGGTDEPGTGTETDAYQSALAAAQQALSDREAALKEGDLTAFAEADDRLTDAVTELLELEAAAAE encoded by the coding sequence GTGACCACGACCTCGGCGCCGAATCCGGCCACGCCTCGCACCTCTCGACGAATCCTGACGATCTCGTTGGTGATCATCGCCGCGCTGGTCGCGGCGTTCTTCGTCTTCGCCTCGCTGTACACCGACTTCCTCTGGTTCGACCAGCTAGGGTTCGCCGGCGTCCTCACGACGCAGTGGATCGCCGCCTCGGTGATGTTCGTCGTGGGCTTCCTCGGCATGGCTGTGCCTCTGTTCGTCGTGATTCAGCTGGCCTACCGGCTGCGTCCGGTCTATGTGCGCCTGAGCTCCCAGCTCGACCGGTACCAGGAGGTCATCGAGCCCCTGCGCCGGCTGGCGATGTGGGGCATGCCGATCTTCTTCGGCATCTTCGCCGGCTTCGCGTCCGCGGGGAACTGGGAGACCGTCTGGCTCTGGTTCAGCGGCGGATCCACCGGTGTTGCCGACCCGCAGTTCGGCATGGACACCGGCTTCTACCTGTTCGCGATGCCGTTCTACTCGATCCTGCTGGCGTTCGTGTCGGCGGTGCTCCTGCTCTGCCTGATCGTCACCGCGCTCGTGTCCTACCTGTACGGTTCTGTGCGCATCGGCCAGGGCGAGTTGCGCATCTCGAAGGCCGCCCGCATCCAGCTGGCCGTCCTCGCCGGCCTTTACCTGCTCGTGCAGGCGGCGAGCCTCTGGCTCGACCGCTTCAAGACGCTCGTCGCCGAGGAGGACCGCATCACCGGTGCCGCCTACACCGGCGTGAACGCCACCATCCCCGGGATGGCGATCCTCGCGATCCTCGCAGCCCTGGTCGCCATCCTCTTCTTCGTCACCGCGGTGATCGGGCGCTGGCGCTTCCCGCTGGCGGCGACCGCGCTGCTCATCGTGGCATCCCTCGTCGTCGGCATCGGTTACCCGTGGGTCGTGACCACCTTCCAGGTGCGCCCGAACCAGAACAGCTTCCAGGCCGAGTTCTACCAGCGCAACATCGACGGCACCAAAGAGGCATACGACATCGCCGACCTCGAGGTCACGCCGTTCAAGGCGGAGACCGACGCGGAGGCCGGCCAGTTGCGCGACGACGCCGCGACCACGGCATCCATCCGCATCCTGGACCCGAGCATCATCAGCCCGACCGTGCAGCAGCTCGAGCAGTTCCGCGGCTATTACCAGTTCCAGGACACGCTGGATGTCGACCGTTACGAGATCGACGGCGCAACGCAGGACACCGTCGTCGCCGTCCGTGAGCTCGACGTGAACCGGCTCGGCGACAGCAACAACTGGAACAACCGCACCGCGGTCTACACGCACGGTTACGGCCTTGTCGTGGCAGCGGGCAACCAGCGCACCGGCGAGGGCGAGCCGGTGTTCCTCGAGCGGGGCATCCCCACGGCCGGCTTCCTCAGCGAGTCCGAGGACTTCCAGCCGCGGGTCTACTTCGGCGAAAGCTCTCCGCTGTACTCGATCGTCGGCGCGCCTGAGGGCACCGAGCCGGTCGAGATCGACTACCCGCGTGGTCAGGACGGGGCGAACGACACGAAGACCACCTTCGACGGCGACGGCGGACCCCGCGTCGGCAACACGTTCAACAAGCTGCTGTACGCGCTGAAGTTCCAGGAGGCGGAGATCCTGTTCTCCGACCTGGTGAACTCCGACTCGCAGATCCTGTACGACCGCGACCCCAAGGAGCGCGTGCAGAAGGCCGCGCCGTACCTCGAGCTCGACAGCGACCCGTATCCGACCGTCGTGGACGGCCGGATGGTCTGGGTCGTCGACGGCTACACCACCAGTGCGACGTACCCGTACTCGACGAGCGTCAGCCTGTCCGACGCGATCACCGATTCGAACACGGCGGCGCCGAACTTCGCGATCGACGACATCAACTACATCCGCAACTCGGTCAAGGCCACCGTCGACGCCTACGACGGCTCGGTGACGCTGTACGCCTGGGACGAGGAGGATCCGATCCTGAAGGCTTGGCAGAACGTCTACCCGGCGACCGTGAAGCCGGTCAGTGACATGTCCGCCGACCTGATGAGTCACGTGCGGTACCCGACCGATCTGTTCAAGGTGCAGCGTGAGATCCTCGGCGTCTACCACGTCGACACCGCCGGCTCCTTCGCGCAGCAGGACAACCGCTGGCAGACGCCGGACGATCCTCGTGACCCGACGTCATTGCAGCCGCCGTACTACCTGTCGATGCAGATGCCAGGCCAGGATTCGCCGCGGTTCTCGATGTTCTCGACGTTCATCCCTGCGTCCGCGCAGGGGACGACCAGCCGGAACGTGCTGATGGGTTACCTGGCGGTCGATTCGGATGCCGGATCCACCGCCGGCGAGAAGGCAGAGGGCTACGGGCAGTTGAGGCTGCTGGAGATCGACGCCGACACGACGGTGCCCGGCCCCGGTCAGGTGCAGAACACCTTCAACTCCGATCCCGCCGTCGTGCAGCAGTTGAACCTGCTGCAGCAGGGGGAATCCGAGGTGATATACGGCAACCTGCTCACCCTGCCGGTCGGCGGCGGTCTGCTCTACGTGCAGCCGGTGTACGTGCAGTCGTCCGAGGGCACGCAGCTGCCATTGCTTCAGAAGGTGCTGGTCACCTTCGGCGACAGCGTCGCCTTCGAGGACACGCTCACCGAGGCGCTCGATTCGATCTTCGGCGGTGATTCCGGTGCGACCGGAGGCGACGAGGAAGTGGAGCCCACGGACCCGGGCGACGGCACCACTCCGCCCGACGAGGGCGGCACGGACGAGCCCGGCACCGGAACCGAGACCGACGCATACCAGTCGGCTCTGGCCGCAGCGCAGCAGGCGCTGTCCGACCGCGAGGCGGCGCTCAAGGAGGGCGACCTGACGGCGTTCGCGGAAGCCGATGATCGCCTGACGGATGCCGTCACCGAGTTGCTCGAGCTGGAGGCCGCAGCCGCCGAGTGA
- a CDS encoding zinc-dependent metalloprotease, which translates to MADNDPNPEDFQEFLRRMMSGAGAGDFDLDALQNALGGADGIQLDPAMMAALSQQLQNVFGADPWENTLRQALHIANREGQGITDGSRHSLVDAFALANLWLGEATTISELSESPQAMTRGEWVEKTLPVWKDIAGPVSTSIADALTSALDTQVPEDMRGAIQGAGKLMRGLGASVFAAQFGQVLGNLSLEVVSGGDVGIPVLPAGTAAVIPQNITAFGEGLEIPEDQITLYLATRELAYARLYRHAKWLHLQVMSQITDFARGVTVDVEALEDVASRLDPSNPEELRAAIEGGALLPAQTDAQRESLGRLENIVAMIDGWVDVVTSEATSRLPDGVRLAEAARRRRAVGGPAEDALGALVGLKLRPRRMREAAEMWRRVTDAVGIAARDSLWDYPDLLPSAADIDDPSALIARLQARSRGEEPAADEFDEALARLLDGDDFADGKNDESHDGDASEGDGEESDDGASGEGEKPV; encoded by the coding sequence ATGGCAGACAACGATCCGAACCCGGAAGACTTCCAGGAGTTCCTGCGGAGGATGATGTCCGGCGCGGGCGCCGGAGACTTCGACCTCGACGCACTGCAGAACGCGCTCGGCGGGGCGGACGGCATCCAGCTCGACCCCGCGATGATGGCCGCGCTCTCCCAGCAGCTGCAGAACGTGTTCGGCGCGGACCCGTGGGAGAACACTCTGCGGCAGGCGCTGCACATCGCGAACCGCGAGGGTCAGGGCATTACCGACGGATCGCGGCACTCGCTCGTCGACGCGTTCGCGCTTGCGAACCTCTGGCTGGGCGAGGCGACGACGATCTCGGAGCTCTCCGAGAGTCCGCAGGCGATGACCCGCGGCGAATGGGTCGAGAAGACGCTGCCTGTGTGGAAGGACATCGCCGGTCCCGTCTCGACGAGCATCGCCGATGCGCTCACGAGCGCCCTGGACACCCAGGTGCCGGAAGACATGCGCGGTGCGATACAGGGCGCCGGCAAGCTCATGAGGGGCCTGGGCGCCTCGGTGTTCGCCGCCCAGTTCGGACAGGTGCTCGGCAACCTGTCGCTCGAGGTCGTCTCCGGCGGCGACGTAGGCATCCCCGTGCTGCCGGCCGGGACCGCCGCGGTGATCCCGCAGAACATCACCGCGTTCGGCGAGGGCCTCGAGATCCCCGAGGATCAGATCACCCTCTACCTCGCGACGCGCGAACTCGCCTATGCACGGCTGTACCGGCACGCGAAGTGGCTGCATCTGCAGGTGATGTCGCAGATCACGGACTTCGCCCGCGGCGTGACCGTCGACGTGGAGGCGCTCGAGGACGTCGCCAGCCGCCTCGACCCCTCGAATCCCGAGGAGCTGCGCGCGGCGATCGAAGGCGGTGCACTGCTTCCGGCGCAGACCGACGCCCAGCGAGAATCGCTCGGCCGCCTCGAGAACATCGTCGCCATGATCGACGGCTGGGTGGATGTCGTGACGAGCGAGGCCACCTCGCGGTTGCCCGACGGCGTGCGACTCGCCGAGGCCGCACGCCGGCGGCGCGCCGTCGGCGGGCCGGCGGAGGACGCGCTGGGCGCCCTCGTCGGTCTGAAGCTGCGGCCCCGCAGGATGCGCGAGGCCGCCGAGATGTGGCGCAGGGTGACGGATGCCGTCGGCATCGCCGCCCGTGATTCGCTGTGGGACTACCCCGACCTGTTGCCCTCCGCCGCCGACATAGACGACCCGAGCGCTCTCATCGCCCGTCTGCAGGCCCGCTCCCGTGGCGAGGAGCCCGCTGCCGACGAGTTCGATGAGGCGCTGGCGCGTCTTCTGGACGGCGACGACTTCGCAGACGGGAAGAACGACGAGTCGCATGACGGCGACGCGAGCGAAGGAGACGGCGAAGAGAGCGACGACGGCGCTTCCGGCGAGGGCGAGAAGCCGGTCTGA
- a CDS encoding YlbL family protein, with protein sequence MSQSRPVRIGLGVWALVVALIALVVLTFLPTPYVIQRPGPVYDTLGTAASGDGEQVPLIEIDGAETFETGGSLNLTTVQVVGNRERTPSWFELALAWMDSSRAVVPLDSVFPEGVSTEERDERNAMLMVDSQHEATAAALHELGYDTGAEVQVVSAVEGSPADGLLEEGDAIEAIDGVELTSASELRAAIQDAEGEAVDLTVLRGEEELQVEITPEHELVNGVDTWLIGITLTTEYDFPIDVTIQLDNVGGPSAGMMFALGIVDELTPGELNGGNDIAGTGTIDATGAVGPIGGIRQKLYGARDAGADYFLAPSSNCDEVVGHIPDGLQVISTATLQESLDALEVIADGGDVEELPACAAS encoded by the coding sequence GTGTCTCAATCCCGCCCTGTGAGGATCGGGCTCGGAGTGTGGGCGCTCGTCGTCGCGCTCATCGCGCTGGTGGTGCTGACGTTCCTCCCCACCCCGTACGTGATCCAGCGTCCTGGGCCGGTTTATGACACGCTCGGCACCGCCGCGAGCGGCGACGGGGAGCAGGTGCCGCTCATCGAGATCGACGGCGCGGAGACGTTCGAGACCGGCGGAAGCCTCAACCTCACCACCGTCCAGGTCGTCGGCAACCGTGAGCGCACCCCGTCGTGGTTCGAGCTCGCGCTCGCCTGGATGGATTCCTCGCGTGCCGTGGTCCCGCTCGATTCCGTGTTCCCGGAGGGCGTGAGCACCGAGGAGCGCGACGAGCGCAACGCCATGCTGATGGTCGACTCGCAGCACGAGGCGACGGCCGCCGCACTGCACGAGCTGGGCTACGACACCGGAGCAGAGGTGCAGGTCGTCTCCGCTGTGGAAGGCTCACCCGCAGATGGCCTCCTTGAGGAAGGCGATGCCATCGAGGCCATCGACGGCGTCGAGCTGACCAGTGCCAGCGAGCTGCGCGCCGCGATCCAGGATGCCGAGGGGGAAGCCGTCGACCTCACCGTCCTGCGGGGCGAGGAGGAGCTGCAGGTCGAGATCACGCCCGAGCATGAACTGGTGAACGGCGTGGACACCTGGCTGATCGGCATCACGCTCACGACCGAGTACGACTTCCCGATCGACGTCACGATCCAGCTCGACAACGTCGGCGGGCCGAGTGCCGGCATGATGTTCGCCCTCGGCATCGTGGACGAATTGACACCGGGGGAGCTCAACGGGGGCAACGACATCGCCGGCACCGGGACGATCGACGCCACCGGAGCGGTCGGCCCGATCGGCGGCATCCGCCAGAAGCTCTACGGAGCGCGAGACGCCGGCGCCGACTACTTCCTCGCGCCGTCCTCCAACTGCGACGAGGTCGTCGGCCACATCCCGGATGGGCTCCAAGTGATCAGCACGGCGACGCTCCAGGAGTCGCTCGACGCCCTCGAGGTGATCGCGGACGGCGGTGATGTCGAAGAGCTGCCCGCGTGCGCGGCATCGTGA